From a single Adhaeribacter swui genomic region:
- a CDS encoding YecA family protein: MSTHELTILSYHLKRNLWIDNEYTMMQLEDDIGADLDLAMLTRRDGAPGLDTPEGILTKYKGTPFDLIITNINRLEHPSIIDLGFLLLSLSSEAIEPLNEGFTQILNLCKEDGNNHTLTLTFPELKSGLTIHCNNDITSISIPRLNNHCRQRKYKEKANFWFGICIEPIMQTIKFGINLESTWVQSDKMDETVKDLPTYKKGKYNFPSNTVTLTKLGRNEKCNCGSGKKYKNCCLK, encoded by the coding sequence ATGTCAACTCATGAATTAACTATCCTTTCCTATCATTTAAAAAGAAATTTATGGATAGATAATGAGTACACAATGATGCAACTCGAAGATGATATAGGTGCTGATCTTGATCTTGCTATGCTTACTAGACGAGATGGTGCCCCTGGTTTAGATACGCCTGAAGGAATATTAACAAAATATAAAGGAACACCATTTGACTTAATAATTACAAATATAAATAGACTTGAACACCCGTCTATTATAGATTTAGGTTTTTTACTGCTATCCTTAAGTAGTGAAGCCATTGAACCCTTAAATGAAGGTTTTACTCAAATACTTAATTTATGCAAAGAAGATGGCAATAATCATACTTTAACTTTAACGTTCCCAGAATTGAAATCTGGGTTAACTATTCATTGTAATAATGATATTACATCTATTTCTATCCCTCGTTTGAATAATCATTGTCGGCAAAGAAAATATAAAGAAAAAGCTAATTTTTGGTTTGGCATCTGCATTGAGCCCATAATGCAAACTATTAAATTCGGAATCAATTTAGAAAGTACTTGGGTGCAATCTGACAAGATGGATGAAACTGTAAAAGATTTACCAACTTACAAAAAAGGAAAATACAACTTTCCTTCGAATACAGTTACACTCACAAAACTAGGAAGAAATGAAAAGTGTAATTGTGGAAGTGGTAAAAAGTATAAAAATTGTTGTTTAAAATAA